The following proteins come from a genomic window of Methylorubrum populi:
- a CDS encoding Mu transposase C-terminal domain-containing protein codes for MSAAQIELHPGAHVHVQREGGRPELWKVLKRKRKGWLVQLGDQDAVTWSDDHIHDLRLDHAVELYAADPEADEHVAYCLSKAFEAFPEDLKTIALRRAEYVREVDDWHGAGETLEESYVWAALHVFAAFEREWREEDVAYAAALAERRRQRQRKAATELKRPKKGQPLVVPKPRTVELWYRTWITHDRDIRVLLPDFRGRGDRTQRYAEWIYVEMRAHIEKYYLVKDRRRPPLTYAYGKFEDHCKGKGLDADKPRRKGEPRPYPTYAAFRTLKNGMLDAREEMQVREGGRKAYLTFNVFRKTDRLAKVMAEVEFDHSLVDLIVVDEQTGRAIGRPWFTAALDRASRMLIGCHLSFEVPSYAALQRCMGHAFWPKDLRGIEGLSNPWPCEGIPQFAFVDNGKEFRSKSLRRSETAMNFRIRPLPVMAPWLKGKLERLFGRFNAQVYAHREGKTFHSAVARGDYNSIKRAETTLPQLRRDLLGYIVDDYHVTRHRTLEARPLDVWNDLVARNGGIRAVPSHAQIIELIGQVRERPIGNTGIHLEGLNYHSDRLTALRERRGGRQKLYQVRFDPFDLWRIWVLDEETGEHIPVDCTNQAIAHNVSIFAAGLHLQQARSSGAGRFVTEQDIVLAKQRVEEESDRILGNGGSVTTAAKVARYRYPNGEYFTPVGPRKAGQPERVKGTPAAEPVPAAVAPVAPDTPSAPAPTAPPPSASSLHESLTEDLDALMDEWSRA; via the coding sequence GTGAGCGCCGCCCAAATCGAGCTCCATCCCGGCGCGCACGTGCACGTGCAGCGCGAGGGAGGCCGTCCCGAACTCTGGAAGGTTCTGAAGCGGAAGCGGAAGGGCTGGCTCGTGCAGCTCGGGGACCAGGACGCGGTCACCTGGTCGGACGATCACATCCACGACCTCCGCCTGGACCATGCCGTCGAGCTCTATGCCGCCGATCCCGAGGCCGACGAACACGTGGCCTACTGCCTGTCCAAGGCGTTCGAGGCCTTTCCCGAAGACCTCAAGACCATCGCCCTGCGCCGGGCCGAGTACGTGCGCGAGGTGGATGACTGGCACGGGGCGGGGGAGACGCTGGAGGAGAGCTACGTATGGGCGGCGCTTCACGTTTTCGCGGCTTTCGAGCGTGAATGGCGCGAGGAGGACGTCGCCTACGCGGCGGCGCTCGCGGAGCGGCGGCGCCAGCGGCAGCGCAAGGCTGCCACCGAGCTGAAGCGGCCGAAGAAGGGGCAGCCTCTCGTCGTTCCGAAGCCCCGCACGGTCGAGCTCTGGTACCGGACCTGGATCACGCACGACCGCGACATCCGCGTGCTCCTGCCGGATTTTCGTGGTCGGGGCGACCGGACGCAGCGCTATGCCGAGTGGATCTACGTCGAGATGCGGGCCCATATCGAGAAGTATTACTTGGTCAAGGACCGCCGCCGGCCGCCGCTGACCTACGCGTACGGCAAGTTCGAGGACCATTGTAAAGGCAAGGGCCTCGACGCCGACAAGCCGCGGAGGAAGGGCGAGCCGCGCCCTTATCCCACCTATGCGGCCTTCCGCACCCTCAAGAACGGGATGCTCGACGCGCGGGAGGAGATGCAGGTGCGGGAAGGGGGCCGGAAGGCTTACCTGACGTTCAATGTCTTCCGGAAGACGGATCGCCTCGCCAAGGTGATGGCGGAGGTCGAGTTCGACCATTCGCTGGTCGACCTGATCGTCGTGGACGAGCAAACCGGGCGCGCGATTGGCCGGCCGTGGTTCACGGCCGCGCTCGACCGCGCGTCGAGGATGCTGATCGGGTGCCATCTGTCCTTCGAGGTGCCGAGCTACGCGGCGCTCCAGCGCTGCATGGGGCACGCGTTCTGGCCGAAGGACCTGCGCGGCATCGAGGGGCTGAGCAATCCCTGGCCCTGCGAGGGCATCCCGCAATTCGCGTTCGTGGACAACGGGAAGGAGTTCCGGTCGAAGAGCCTGCGGCGCAGCGAGACGGCGATGAACTTCCGCATCCGCCCCCTTCCGGTCATGGCACCGTGGCTGAAGGGCAAGCTGGAACGGCTGTTCGGGCGCTTCAACGCGCAGGTCTACGCCCATCGCGAGGGCAAGACGTTCCACAGCGCGGTCGCGCGCGGCGACTACAACTCGATCAAGCGGGCCGAGACCACGCTGCCCCAGCTGCGCCGGGACCTGCTCGGCTACATCGTCGATGACTATCATGTCACGCGGCACAGGACGCTGGAGGCGCGGCCGCTCGACGTCTGGAACGACCTCGTCGCGCGCAACGGCGGCATCCGGGCCGTCCCGTCGCACGCCCAGATCATCGAACTCATCGGCCAGGTCCGAGAGCGGCCCATCGGCAACACCGGCATCCACCTGGAAGGCCTCAACTACCATTCCGACCGGCTGACCGCCCTCCGCGAGCGGCGGGGCGGGCGCCAGAAGCTCTACCAGGTCCGGTTCGACCCCTTCGACCTCTGGAGGATCTGGGTCCTCGACGAGGAGACGGGCGAGCACATCCCGGTCGACTGCACCAACCAGGCCATCGCCCACAACGTGTCGATCTTCGCGGCCGGCCTGCACCTCCAGCAGGCGCGCAGCTCCGGGGCCGGCCGCTTCGTCACCGAGCAGGACATCGTCCTGGCCAAGCAGCGCGTCGAGGAGGAGAGCGACCGCATCCTCGGCAACGGAGGGTCCGTCACGACCGCGGCCAAGGTCGCCCGATATCGCTATCCGAACGGGGAGTATTTCACGCCCGTCGGTCCCCGGAAGGCGGGTCAGCCGGAGCGGGTCAAGGGCACTCCGGCGGCCGAGCCGGTCCCCGCCGCGGTTGCGCCCGTGGCGCCGGATACGCCTTCCGCCCCGGCGCCGACGGCGCCGCCCCCGTCCGCCAGCTCGCTTCACGAGAGCCTGACGGAAGACCTCGACGCCCTCATGGACGAATGGAGCCGGGCATGA
- a CDS encoding TniB family NTP-binding protein, translating to MTPTDADISERVRSFEHAVVPHELFKKGRRAIETLRRRWRPKGVKPLKARALLILGEPGAGKSFILETLAEENPKRATEDGDVRPVIFVEAPKRTTPRQLAAAIFDALEPGYRLRDGWNTARILSEIKMLCEEMGVEVLMIDEAHHIVDHKNTDDLEDAAEFLKQLLNMCSTQIVLAGLPHLGVLPETKKLRQLRRRFRPPVHLDPYNWSDRTGRRKYLGMLAFFERHLGLPEPSNLIGFDFAARIYCATGGHVGIISAHLSLALETAVADGKSRIDLPLMAGAYADLVLKRKPAVLLDFDAGFPDEVPAGRTGEAEGRARDAGPEAASDDNPYLAQGEAFRALWRKMAGDRLADQSRVTAHRTKEAAPPSAFGRPA from the coding sequence ATGACGCCGACGGACGCGGATATCAGTGAGCGGGTCAGGTCCTTCGAGCATGCCGTGGTGCCCCACGAGCTGTTCAAGAAGGGGAGGCGCGCCATCGAGACCTTGCGTCGGCGCTGGCGTCCGAAGGGGGTCAAGCCGCTGAAGGCGCGCGCGCTGCTGATCCTCGGGGAGCCCGGAGCCGGCAAGAGCTTCATCCTGGAGACCCTGGCGGAAGAGAACCCGAAGCGGGCCACGGAGGATGGCGACGTCCGGCCGGTGATCTTCGTCGAGGCCCCGAAGCGGACCACGCCGCGTCAGCTCGCCGCGGCGATCTTCGATGCCCTCGAACCTGGGTACCGACTGCGTGACGGATGGAACACCGCGCGCATCCTGAGCGAGATCAAGATGCTCTGCGAGGAGATGGGCGTCGAGGTGCTCATGATCGACGAGGCGCACCACATCGTCGACCATAAGAATACGGACGACCTTGAGGATGCAGCTGAATTCTTAAAGCAGCTGCTGAACATGTGTTCGACGCAGATCGTGCTCGCAGGACTGCCGCACCTCGGCGTCCTCCCCGAGACCAAGAAGCTCCGGCAGCTGCGTCGGCGCTTCCGGCCGCCGGTGCACCTGGATCCCTACAATTGGAGCGACCGCACGGGGCGCAGGAAGTACCTCGGGATGCTTGCATTCTTCGAACGGCACCTCGGTCTGCCCGAGCCGTCCAACCTCATCGGGTTCGATTTCGCCGCCCGCATCTATTGCGCGACGGGCGGCCATGTCGGCATCATCTCGGCTCATCTCAGCCTGGCGCTTGAGACGGCGGTGGCCGACGGCAAGTCCCGGATCGACCTGCCGCTCATGGCCGGGGCGTATGCCGACCTGGTCCTCAAGCGGAAGCCCGCCGTCCTGCTGGACTTCGACGCTGGGTTCCCCGACGAGGTCCCGGCCGGGCGGACGGGAGAGGCCGAGGGGAGGGCGCGCGACGCCGGCCCCGAGGCCGCGTCGGACGACAACCCCTACTTGGCGCAGGGCGAAGCGTTCCGCGCGCTCTGGCGCAAGATGGCCGGCGACCGCCTTGCCGACCAGTCGCGGGTGACGGCGCACAGGACGAAGGAGGCTGCACCACCGAGCGCCTTCGGGAGGCCGGCGTGA
- a CDS encoding TniQ family protein → MSAAPLALRVPEMPGEPAHGTLMRLAARHRRPGDAAGFAADCGLSFRSVLRGGGADAVARLAGFDPLALGQRSPRVNAPGRTVDLGGQRIALGDWSTTNRRWCPHCLADDARLALGRGLPTERLAHHRFWWDVKSVFGCAVHGVPLAQTCAACGRGPGWAGPVHRCPCGASLLPAAEANGCRPSPADHYLAGRLTGIRSGTSLVDALSYRDAVRALERLGLVATGRWSARKPRLDGSDAAASRDAGMALLVDWRHGLARALDQVLAEGRARGGGPGLIGSYGWVYELWIGVLPDDEFGRTLKSALRDHAVANGVIPERERALGGGPGGPLVDLATATSALGMGHARARAILGRGGMLPGGIRRSVAFPIDGVGLTRLREALDRTTDAKGLRAILGVGKAQARRIVEAGLVPPAGDSPGATAGRFEVAVAELFLRSLVKGVPVRRKLPHGSAMLASACRSAGVPVEVACTGLREGDVRATGVAPGRPSLAAIMVRPADLRRLRKDDGLTVEEAAKALGIHHEAARSLRRLGLLGRVRPGRRSLRRGEVDTFARRYIPASEAARLLGTSPKRATRLMADRQVTVAAGPPTCRQTFYLRAEAQRQGLAVPRP, encoded by the coding sequence GTGAGCGCCGCTCCGCTCGCGCTTCGCGTGCCGGAAATGCCCGGCGAGCCCGCGCACGGCACCCTGATGCGCCTGGCCGCGCGTCATCGACGTCCCGGCGACGCGGCCGGCTTCGCGGCGGATTGCGGCCTGTCCTTTCGCAGCGTCCTGCGCGGCGGCGGCGCCGACGCCGTGGCACGCCTGGCGGGCTTCGACCCGCTCGCGCTCGGGCAGCGCTCCCCGCGGGTCAACGCCCCGGGGCGCACGGTCGACCTGGGCGGGCAGCGCATCGCGCTCGGCGATTGGTCCACGACGAACCGTCGCTGGTGCCCGCATTGCCTCGCCGACGACGCGCGGCTCGCACTCGGGCGGGGCCTGCCGACGGAGCGGCTCGCCCATCACCGGTTCTGGTGGGACGTCAAGTCGGTCTTCGGCTGCGCGGTGCATGGCGTCCCGCTCGCGCAGACGTGCGCGGCCTGCGGCCGCGGACCTGGCTGGGCCGGTCCCGTGCACCGGTGCCCCTGCGGGGCATCGCTCCTGCCGGCCGCCGAGGCGAACGGCTGCCGGCCGAGCCCGGCAGACCACTACCTCGCGGGGCGCCTCACCGGGATCCGTTCGGGGACTTCCCTCGTCGATGCCCTGAGCTACCGGGACGCGGTTCGCGCCTTGGAACGGCTCGGGCTCGTCGCAACAGGGCGATGGAGCGCCCGAAAGCCGCGTTTGGACGGGAGCGACGCGGCGGCATCTCGGGATGCCGGCATGGCGCTCCTCGTTGACTGGCGGCACGGCCTCGCGCGTGCCTTGGACCAGGTTCTGGCGGAGGGCCGGGCACGGGGAGGCGGGCCGGGCCTGATCGGGTCCTACGGGTGGGTCTATGAGCTCTGGATCGGTGTCCTGCCGGACGACGAGTTCGGCAGGACGCTCAAGTCCGCCCTGCGGGACCATGCCGTGGCGAACGGCGTCATCCCGGAGCGGGAACGGGCACTCGGCGGCGGCCCCGGTGGGCCTCTCGTCGACCTCGCGACGGCGACGTCCGCCCTCGGCATGGGGCATGCCCGCGCCCGGGCCATCCTGGGGCGGGGAGGCATGCTGCCCGGCGGCATCCGCCGGAGCGTCGCCTTCCCCATCGACGGCGTGGGTCTCACCCGCCTGCGGGAGGCCTTGGATCGGACGACCGATGCGAAGGGGCTGCGCGCGATCCTGGGCGTCGGCAAGGCACAGGCTCGGCGCATCGTGGAGGCAGGGCTAGTCCCCCCCGCGGGCGACAGCCCAGGCGCGACGGCCGGCCGCTTCGAAGTCGCGGTCGCCGAGCTCTTCCTGAGATCCCTGGTCAAGGGCGTCCCGGTACGCCGTAAGCTCCCGCACGGATCGGCCATGCTGGCCAGCGCTTGCCGCTCCGCCGGCGTTCCCGTCGAGGTCGCCTGCACCGGCTTGCGGGAGGGGGACGTCCGGGCGACCGGCGTCGCGCCCGGGCGGCCGTCCCTGGCGGCGATCATGGTCAGGCCCGCGGACCTCCGCCGTCTTCGGAAGGACGACGGGCTGACGGTGGAGGAGGCCGCCAAGGCGCTGGGCATCCACCACGAGGCGGCGCGGTCGCTCCGGCGTTTGGGCCTGCTCGGCCGGGTCCGGCCGGGCCGGCGCTCCCTCCGGCGCGGTGAGGTCGACACGTTCGCGCGCCGGTACATCCCGGCCAGCGAGGCGGCGCGCCTCCTCGGCACCTCCCCGAAGCGGGCGACCAGGCTCATGGCCGACCGGCAGGTCACCGTCGCGGCCGGGCCGCCAACATGTCGCCAGACCTTCTACCTCCGCGCGGAGGCCCAGCGACAAGGGTTGGCGGTGCCCAGGCCGTGA
- a CDS encoding PAS domain S-box protein, with protein MRAAVPSHDVFEATPNPYLLLAADSPTFTIIGVNEAYLRATMTQREAIMGRSLFEVFPDDPATPEAFGERNLRASLDRAIQTGLPDRMAVQHYNIRGSDGVFVERHWRPLSVPVTGPGGEVLSLIHYVEDVTSDVAGARETQTALTASDARYRAIVESSTDYAMVAMDLSGTITTWNSGAEHVLGWRAEEMVGRPTETFFTEEDRAAAIPAQEMRTALEQGRGIDERWHLRKDGSRFWASGELMPLKDEAGAVIGFLKILRDRTSQREVEQALVEQTDILRSVTDHVSEAVFRLDPDGTILLANPAAGRLFGWPAGELVGRNLHETLHHHREDGTAFPAEDCIFVRALREGTPIFAEETVFFRQDGTPVPVTCTNAPLLREREVVGAVVTVTDLTQRKRAAEQQDILNHELSHRLKNTLAIVQSIATQTLRGVTERHLVEAFERRVLALSRAHDVLVQRSWASARMRGVMESVLVMQADLDRFALDGPDLDISPQAALSLSLLLHEMATNALKYGSLSTAAGKVRISWRTEIDPSPTLVLDWAEIDGPPVVPPSNRGGFGSKLIRMGLLGTRVAALDYAPVGLRAEFRAPLADVLVQVR; from the coding sequence ATGAGGGCTGCCGTTCCATCCCACGACGTGTTCGAGGCCACTCCGAACCCGTACCTCCTGCTCGCCGCCGATAGCCCCACCTTCACGATCATCGGCGTGAACGAGGCCTACCTGCGCGCGACCATGACCCAGCGCGAGGCGATCATGGGTCGGTCGCTGTTCGAGGTCTTCCCGGACGATCCGGCCACGCCGGAAGCCTTCGGCGAACGCAACCTGCGTGCGTCCCTCGATCGCGCCATCCAGACCGGCCTGCCAGATCGCATGGCCGTGCAGCACTACAACATCCGAGGTTCAGACGGCGTGTTCGTGGAGCGGCACTGGCGACCGCTCTCCGTGCCGGTGACGGGCCCGGGTGGGGAGGTCCTGAGCCTGATCCACTACGTCGAGGATGTGACCTCGGACGTCGCAGGTGCACGCGAGACTCAGACTGCGCTGACCGCCAGCGATGCCCGCTACCGCGCGATCGTGGAAAGTTCGACCGATTACGCAATGGTCGCCATGGACCTGTCCGGCACCATCACCACCTGGAACTCCGGCGCCGAGCACGTCCTGGGCTGGCGTGCTGAGGAGATGGTCGGCCGCCCCACCGAAACCTTCTTCACCGAGGAGGACCGCGCCGCTGCGATCCCGGCGCAGGAAATGCGCACGGCTCTCGAACAGGGGCGCGGCATCGACGAACGCTGGCACCTGCGCAAGGACGGCTCGCGGTTCTGGGCCAGCGGCGAGCTAATGCCGCTCAAGGACGAGGCCGGCGCAGTGATCGGCTTTCTCAAGATCCTGCGTGACCGCACCAGCCAGCGTGAGGTAGAGCAGGCCCTGGTCGAGCAGACCGATATCTTGCGCTCCGTCACCGATCATGTCAGCGAAGCCGTGTTCCGGCTCGATCCTGACGGCACGATCCTGCTAGCCAACCCGGCGGCCGGGCGGCTGTTCGGCTGGCCCGCCGGCGAGCTGGTGGGCCGGAACCTGCATGAGACGCTGCATCATCACCGGGAGGATGGCACCGCCTTCCCCGCCGAGGATTGCATCTTCGTGCGAGCCTTGCGGGAGGGAACGCCGATCTTTGCCGAGGAGACGGTCTTCTTCCGGCAGGATGGCACGCCGGTGCCGGTGACGTGCACCAACGCTCCCTTGCTCCGTGAGAGAGAGGTAGTGGGCGCGGTCGTCACCGTCACCGACCTCACCCAGCGCAAGCGTGCCGCGGAGCAGCAGGACATCCTCAACCACGAGCTGTCGCATCGCCTGAAGAACACCCTGGCCATCGTGCAGTCCATTGCCACACAGACCCTCCGCGGGGTCACCGAACGGCACTTGGTCGAGGCGTTCGAGCGCCGGGTGCTCGCCCTGTCGCGCGCCCATGACGTGCTGGTGCAGAGGAGTTGGGCCTCTGCCAGAATGCGCGGCGTGATGGAGAGCGTGCTGGTGATGCAGGCGGACCTCGACCGCTTCGCGCTCGATGGACCGGACCTGGACATCAGTCCGCAAGCGGCCCTGTCGCTGTCCCTGCTGCTGCACGAGATGGCGACCAACGCGCTGAAGTACGGGTCGCTGTCGACCGCAGCCGGCAAGGTGCGGATCAGCTGGCGCACCGAGATCGACCCATCGCCGACGCTGGTGTTGGACTGGGCTGAAATCGATGGGCCGCCGGTGGTACCGCCGAGCAACCGTGGCGGCTTCGGGTCAAAGCTGATCCGCATGGGCTTGCTGGGAACGCGCGTGGCCGCCCTTGATTACGCTCCTGTGGGCCTTCGCGCCGAGTTCCGTGCGCCGCTCGCTGATGTCCTGGTCCAGGTTCGCTAA
- a CDS encoding response regulator — protein sequence MAQSRDPTPTYVLVVEDDPILMMSLVDFVEQADCEAIEATSVTEALQILENRADIRTVFADLDMRGSTIGMQMAMTIRDRWPPIELLMVSSQPWDAAQIPQRGVVLGKPFDRRRIEAVIRKFAA from the coding sequence ATGGCGCAGTCCCGAGACCCAACCCCGACCTACGTGCTTGTCGTCGAGGATGACCCGATCCTGATGATGTCGCTGGTCGACTTCGTCGAACAGGCGGACTGCGAAGCCATCGAGGCGACCAGCGTGACCGAGGCGCTCCAGATCCTGGAGAACCGCGCCGACATCCGCACGGTGTTTGCAGACCTGGACATGCGCGGCTCTACGATCGGCATGCAGATGGCCATGACGATCCGAGACCGCTGGCCGCCCATCGAGCTGCTCATGGTGTCCTCGCAGCCCTGGGACGCCGCTCAGATCCCGCAGCGGGGTGTGGTCCTCGGCAAGCCCTTCGACCGTCGCAGGATCGAGGCGGTGATCCGCAAGTTCGCTGCCTGA
- a CDS encoding TniQ family protein yields MASLALRVRFREEEPAYGLLARLALRHRRVDLPTFARDVGLSYQDTVGGSAASAIAELAGFEPGLVRSWTPTPDWHARHFRGEKFHNNDWFVHAERRVCVACLRDDVIQHGEAAAHHACCHRRCWWDLRAIDVCPRHSAWLADRCPSCGRPLTLLPADVRFCECGSDLARVEPEQVDPLETRADAYILGRLLGRPHRAIPLLDAMPLGQATALMFSLGWQVENNRYRAGRDRHADRASSGPRPEITKGTLWKRGASREAKLAAKMDSFRILRRWPWAYQRFLDDLFRRAKDNLGSSARRDDGSSRAYRLFGHRLDGWDLPGAQPLREEYERHFLANVPAGPKTLIFGRPAEASRWVNLTYTNETCGLAPWSGELYPILCDLGIVGPGKVNHTRVKLPRSLLPTVKEMYDDALTRTQAAQLLGISMNGVSTLQAAGYLTIRDNPHDKSSYRYSRVEIEYLLFDIAGSAPVVAATDTIDLIDAAAATQFTDGHGFLGLERLLQALTRRTVPVAGLRDRGQGLSRILLRRSDVEGLMAQGRPAQAPTRDQVCKLLGIGSATFQFLVREGILKTSGSDRRSRRATFESVESFQREYISAVKIGQMLDLHFIAVFHLMRRRGYKPAFDPDTARGRIYRRTDALKAFLKKQPTRGVQPVAL; encoded by the coding sequence TTGGCTTCGCTGGCGCTCCGGGTCCGATTCCGTGAGGAGGAGCCCGCCTATGGCTTGCTGGCAAGGCTGGCCCTGCGGCACCGACGCGTGGACCTTCCCACCTTCGCCCGCGACGTGGGCTTGTCCTATCAGGATACGGTCGGTGGAAGCGCCGCCTCGGCCATTGCCGAACTGGCCGGTTTCGAACCTGGCCTCGTTCGATCTTGGACGCCGACGCCCGACTGGCATGCGCGCCACTTCCGAGGCGAGAAGTTCCACAACAACGACTGGTTTGTGCACGCCGAACGCCGGGTCTGCGTCGCCTGCCTCCGGGACGACGTGATCCAGCACGGCGAGGCGGCCGCCCACCATGCCTGCTGTCACCGGCGCTGCTGGTGGGACCTGCGAGCTATCGACGTCTGCCCGAGGCACTCGGCCTGGTTGGCCGACCGGTGTCCGTCCTGCGGACGGCCCCTCACGCTTCTTCCCGCGGACGTGCGGTTCTGCGAGTGCGGCTCGGACCTGGCCCGTGTCGAGCCGGAGCAGGTCGACCCGCTGGAGACGCGGGCGGACGCGTACATCCTCGGGCGGCTTCTAGGCAGGCCCCACCGCGCCATCCCGCTGCTCGACGCGATGCCGCTCGGGCAGGCGACAGCGTTGATGTTCTCCTTGGGTTGGCAGGTCGAGAACAACCGGTACCGGGCGGGCCGCGACCGCCATGCGGACCGGGCGTCCTCTGGGCCGCGGCCCGAGATAACGAAGGGAACCCTGTGGAAGCGCGGTGCTTCTCGGGAAGCCAAGCTCGCGGCGAAGATGGACAGCTTCCGCATCCTCCGCCGCTGGCCCTGGGCCTATCAGCGCTTCTTGGACGATCTCTTCCGGCGAGCGAAGGACAACCTCGGGAGTTCAGCTCGCCGGGACGACGGGTCGAGTCGGGCTTACCGCCTGTTCGGGCACAGGCTCGACGGATGGGACCTGCCCGGCGCGCAGCCGCTGCGCGAGGAGTACGAACGCCACTTCCTGGCCAACGTCCCCGCAGGCCCCAAGACATTGATCTTCGGCCGCCCGGCGGAAGCGTCGCGCTGGGTCAATCTCACTTACACGAACGAGACCTGCGGGCTCGCGCCATGGTCCGGCGAACTCTACCCGATCCTCTGCGATCTCGGCATTGTCGGTCCGGGCAAGGTCAACCACACGAGGGTGAAGCTTCCCCGGTCGCTCCTGCCGACTGTCAAGGAGATGTACGATGACGCCCTCACCCGAACACAGGCTGCGCAGCTGCTCGGCATCAGTATGAACGGCGTGTCGACGCTGCAGGCTGCCGGCTATCTGACAATTCGGGACAATCCCCATGACAAGAGCAGCTACCGGTATAGCCGGGTGGAGATCGAGTACCTGCTCTTCGACATAGCGGGGTCAGCGCCGGTCGTGGCTGCCACTGACACCATCGACCTGATCGATGCCGCCGCCGCCACGCAGTTCACGGATGGCCACGGCTTCCTGGGCCTTGAGCGGCTCCTCCAGGCCCTTACACGCCGCACGGTGCCCGTGGCAGGCCTGCGCGACCGTGGCCAAGGCTTATCCCGAATCCTCCTCAGACGGTCGGACGTCGAGGGATTGATGGCGCAGGGCCGACCCGCTCAGGCACCGACACGGGATCAGGTTTGCAAGCTGCTCGGGATCGGCAGCGCAACGTTCCAATTCTTGGTACGAGAGGGTATCCTGAAGACCTCCGGTTCGGACCGCCGCTCGCGTCGCGCCACCTTCGAGAGTGTCGAGAGCTTCCAGAGAGAGTACATATCGGCAGTCAAGATCGGCCAGATGCTCGATCTGCACTTTATCGCCGTGTTCCACCTCATGCGGAGGCGTGGGTACAAGCCGGCTTTTGACCCGGATACAGCGAGAGGCCGCATCTACCGGCGTACGGACGCCCTGAAGGCATTTCTAAAGAAACAGCCGACGCGAGGCGTGCAGCCGGTAGCTCTGTGA
- a CDS encoding sigma-70 family RNA polymerase sigma factor: MPDEPLHHTLPDHPGPNQGESANAVTGHLTLALRDYFDLASQAPLPGRLAELLQQFETALTAHGGKVEAVFRDDLVKALPMLRTFAISLTANPTRADDLVQETMVKAWANRERFTPGTNFTAWLFTILRNQFYTEVRKGRREVEDADGVHAGTLTAHPDQEHAAGLRMVMNLIGTLPLPQRQALLLVGAEGFTYEEAAERLGCQVGTVKSRVSRARAFLIDSFDGLPDGLAARA, from the coding sequence ATGCCTGACGAACCGCTTCACCATACATTGCCGGATCATCCCGGGCCAAACCAGGGTGAATCGGCAAATGCCGTCACGGGGCACCTGACGCTCGCGCTGCGCGATTACTTCGATCTCGCCAGCCAAGCCCCCCTCCCCGGCCGATTAGCCGAGCTTCTGCAGCAGTTCGAGACCGCCCTCACCGCACACGGCGGGAAGGTCGAGGCCGTCTTCCGAGACGATCTGGTGAAGGCGTTGCCGATGCTGCGCACCTTCGCGATCTCGCTCACCGCCAACCCGACCCGGGCCGACGATCTCGTGCAGGAGACCATGGTCAAGGCCTGGGCGAATCGGGAGCGGTTCACGCCAGGCACGAACTTCACGGCGTGGCTGTTCACCATCCTGCGCAACCAGTTCTACACCGAGGTGCGCAAGGGGCGCCGCGAGGTGGAGGACGCCGATGGCGTCCATGCCGGCACGCTCACAGCCCATCCCGATCAGGAGCACGCGGCGGGGCTGCGGATGGTGATGAACCTGATCGGCACGCTGCCGCTGCCGCAGCGGCAGGCGCTCCTGCTCGTGGGTGCCGAGGGATTCACCTACGAGGAAGCGGCCGAACGGCTCGGCTGTCAGGTCGGCACGGTCAAGAGCCGCGTCAGCCGCGCCCGTGCCTTTCTGATCGACTCGTTCGATGGATTGCCGGACGGTTTGGCGGCGCGGGCCTGA
- the mscL gene encoding large conductance mechanosensitive channel protein MscL, producing MLEEFKKFALRGNVVDLAVGVIIGAAFGAIVNSLVQDVIMPIIGAVTGGLDFSNYYIPLSSKVQEGMPYAEAKKVGAVIGYGQFLTLAVNFTIIAFVLFMVIRAMNALKSREEAKPKPEAEVPADVKLLAEIRDLLATRKA from the coding sequence ATGCTGGAAGAGTTCAAGAAGTTCGCGTTGCGCGGCAACGTGGTCGATCTCGCTGTTGGCGTGATCATCGGCGCGGCGTTCGGCGCAATCGTTAATTCGCTGGTGCAGGACGTGATCATGCCGATCATCGGCGCGGTCACCGGCGGCCTCGATTTCTCTAATTACTACATCCCGCTCTCCTCCAAGGTGCAGGAGGGCATGCCCTATGCCGAGGCCAAGAAGGTCGGCGCGGTGATCGGCTACGGTCAGTTCCTGACGCTGGCGGTCAACTTCACCATCATCGCCTTCGTGCTGTTCATGGTGATCCGGGCCATGAACGCGCTGAAATCCCGGGAAGAGGCCAAGCCGAAGCCTGAGGCGGAGGTGCCGGCCGACGTGAAGCTACTGGCCGAAATCCGCGATCTCCTAGCGACACGGAAGGCGTGA
- a CDS encoding DUF1236 domain-containing protein, with protein sequence MKIKTLLAASAIVFALPMAAQAQGTLRGAERGAQEGADAAGPIGGIVGGAVGAATGTIGGILGVEDRPRFRSYVRERNVRSYDYDGRVVVGSTLPSSGVTYYDVPNEYNVTRGTRYTVVNDRPVLVDGRHRIIEVLD encoded by the coding sequence ATGAAGATCAAGACCCTTCTCGCGGCCTCGGCCATCGTCTTCGCTCTGCCCATGGCCGCCCAGGCTCAGGGCACCCTGCGCGGTGCCGAGCGCGGCGCCCAGGAAGGCGCGGATGCGGCCGGACCGATCGGCGGCATCGTCGGCGGCGCGGTTGGTGCGGCCACCGGCACGATCGGCGGCATTCTCGGCGTCGAGGATCGTCCGCGCTTCCGCTCGTACGTTCGCGAGCGCAACGTCCGCTCCTACGACTACGATGGTCGCGTCGTCGTCGGCTCCACTCTGCCGTCTTCCGGTGTGACCTATTACGACGTCCCGAACGAGTACAACGTGACCCGCGGCACCCGTTACACGGTCGTTAACGACCGCCCGGTGCTGGTCGACGGCCGTCACCGGATCATCGAAGTGCTCGACTAA